The following are from one region of the Magallana gigas chromosome 4, xbMagGiga1.1, whole genome shotgun sequence genome:
- the LOC105317626 gene encoding proline rich transmembrane protein 1B isoform X2, with product MASGNKYEVDPSNAGYDQTPKQTGPNPNQYNAGYNQPPPYVQQPGGYAQHPTGYAQHPTGYAQQPTGYAQQPTGYAQQPAGYGHHTNNTVVVTNNAPGPVFIAAPPRGSDWLVPAILSTFFCCPIVGICAIVAAVNARSNYDCGDVSGGRSSAAWAKGLTLTSIGIGVAIIILLIILYATVWKTEEDLWHKTYNDGY from the exons ATGGCCAGTGGAAATAAGTACGAAGTTGACC CTAGTAATGCAGGGTACGACCAGACCCCGAAGCAGACAGGTCCGAACCCAAATC AATACAACGCAGGATACAACCAACCTCCTCCCTATGTCCAGCAGCCCGGTGGTTATGCCCAGCATCCTACCGGTTATGCCCAGCATCCTACCGGTTATGCCCAACAGCCTACCGGTTATGCCCAACAGCCTACCGGTTATGCCCAACAGCCTGCCGGTTATGGCCATCACACCAACAATACAGTTGTG GTGACAAATAATGCACCGGGACCGGTGTTCATTGCTGCACCCCCCAGAGGAAGTGACTGGCTCGTTCCCGCCATTTTGAGCACATTTTTCTGCTGTCCAATAGTTGGGATCTGTGCCATAGTTGCTGCCGTCAAC GCGAGGAGTAATTATGATTGTGGGGATGTCAGCGGAGGCAGATCCAGCGCCGCCTGGGCGAAGGGATTGACCTTGACCTCCATCGGGATAGGAGTGGCCATTATCATTCTCTTGATCATTCTGTATGCCACAGTATGGAAGACCGAAGAAGACCTATGGCATAAAACATATAACGACGGTTACTGA
- the LOC105317624 gene encoding galactose-3-O-sulfotransferase 2, whose amino-acid sequence MQWKSRARRILYLFVSIATLLSYLWMKGNDFLNFPHTYKRAYDAIVFLKTHKTGGSTITNVLQRFAEYHDLKVALPNKTFGQLRYNYFGDVGEALLRDQIYDSHGNMTFDILCNHVIFSAAAFRKVFKRKTFYFTIIRDPVTNVLSAVNYFGLTDGYIQSLLMKTNTSVFKYLPRYEPKNVYLSFTNNRQLFDLGFPPWKSPRNLINVRQFIRELENNLQFVMIMEYFDESLIIVKRLLNWTFKDILYFPQNKGRENLVANLTDGDKGDIINWNRGDGVLYSHFLQRLLKEINKNGPGLKDEVSVFRQILRKVWDFCDLDEQDVSLAIDRTLWDPGFMYRYDECGLLRLNELQYLERLYKYANR is encoded by the exons ATGCAATGGAAAAGCCGCGCAAg ACGAATATTGTACCTATTCGTTTCCATTGCAACGCTTTTATCCTACCTATGGATGAAAGGAAATGACTTTTTGAACTTCCCCCATACTTACAAAAGGGCATACGATGCAATTGTGTTCCTGAAAACACACAAAACTGGCGGATCAACCATAACAAACGTGCTTCAGCGTTTTGCAGAGTACCATGACTTAAAGGTCGCATtaccaaataaaacatttggACAACTACGTTATAACTATTTTGGTGACGTAGGCGAGGCCCTATTACGTGATCAGATTTATGATTCCCATGGAAACATGACGTTTGATATTCTGTGCAACCACGTGATATTCAGCGCTGCAGCTTTTCGGAAAGTATTCAAGAGGAAGACGTTTTATTTCACTATTATCCGGGACCCTGTGACCAATGTGTTGTCGGCAGTGAATTATTTTGGGTTGACAGACGGGTATATCCAAAGCCTGCTTATGAAAACGAACACTTCTGTCTTCAAGTATCTCCCAAGGTACGAGCCAAAGAATGTGTATTTGTCGTTTACGAACAACAGACAACTTTTTGATCTAGGGTTTCCACCATGGAAGAGTCCTAGGAATCTGATAAATGTCAGACAGTTTATCAGGGAACTGGAAAATAATTTGCAGTTTGTTATGATAATGGAATATTTTGACGAGTCTCTAATCATAGTTAAACGATTATTGAACTGGAcgtttaaagatattttatactTTCCCCAAAACAAGGGTAGGGAAAATTTGGTCGCAAATTTGACGGATGGGGACAAAGGCGACATCATTAATTGGAACAGAGGGGATGGCGTGTTGTATTCTCATTTTTTACAAAGATTattgaaagaaataaataaaaatgggCCTGGTTTGAAAGACGAGGTGTCTGTGTTTCGGCAGATTTTACGCAAAGTCTGGGATTTTTGTGATCTTGACGAGCAAGATGTGAGCCTGGCGATTGATCGAACGCTTTGGGACCCAGGATTCATGTATCGGTACGACGAGTGCGGCTTGCTTCGTCTTAATGAACTACAATATCTAGAAAGATTGTACAAATACgcaaacagataa